One Buteo buteo chromosome 4, bButBut1.hap1.1, whole genome shotgun sequence DNA segment encodes these proteins:
- the ADRA2A gene encoding alpha-2A adrenergic receptor produces the protein MFNLERPFTERGRFFSSMEYQRQLEEEEGYAPPGANGTFNDSGAGPGWGAPYPLHTTVTLVSLVGLLMLFTVFGNVLVIIAVFTSRALKAPQNLFLVSLASADILVATLVIPFSLANEVMGYWYFGKVWCEIYLALDVLFCTSSIVHLCAISLDRYWSITQAIEYNLKRTPRRIKCIIFIVWVISAVISFPPLISIEKKSGQQADQGVAECKINDEKWYIISSSIGSFFAPCLIMILVYVRIYQIAKRRTRVPPNKRAEHPEKRQNGLADKEDLPATAQLNGEKAAGGGGGQEGEVNGIDMEETSSSEHQENNQCKKSERPSRGKTKTKLSQIKPGDSLPRKAEEERNTKGSRWRGRQNREKRFTFVLAVVIGVFVICWFPFFFTYTLTAVCKSCSVPDTLFKFFFWFGYCNSSLNPVIYTIFNHDFRRAFKRILCRIERKRIV, from the coding sequence ATGTTTAACCTGGAGCGCCCGTTCACGGAGAGGGGCCGGTTCTTCTCCTCCATGGAGTACCAgcggcagctggaggaggaggagggctacGCGCCCCCCGGCGCCAACGGGACCTTCAACGacagcggggccgggccgggctggggggcGCCGTACCCCCTGCACACCACCGTCACCCTCGTCAGCCTGGTGGGCTTGCTCATGCTCTTCACCGTCTTCGGCAACGTCCTGGTCATCATCGCCGTCTTCACCAGCCGGGCGCTCAAGGCGCCCCAGAACCTCTTCCTGGTCTCCTTAGCCTCGGCCGACATCCTGGTGGCCACGCTGGTCATCCCCTTCTCCCTGGCGAACGAGGTGATGGGGTACTGGTACTTTGGCAAAGTCTGGTGCGAGATCTACCTGGCCTTGGACGTGCTGTTCTGCACCTCCTCCATCGTGCACTTGTGCGCCATCAGCCTGGACCGTTACTGGTCCATCACGCAAGCCATCGAGTACAACCTCAAGCGCACCCCGCGCCGCATCAAGTGCATCATCTTCATCGTCTGGGTCATCTCGGCCGTCATCTCCTTCCCGCCGCTCATCTCCATCGAGAAGAAGAGCGGGCAGCAGGCTGACCAGGGGGTGGCAGAGTGCAAGATCAACGATGAGAAGTGGTACATCATCTCTTCTAGCATCGGCTCCTTCTTCGCCCCCTGCCTCATCATGATCCTCGTCTACGTGCGCATCTACCAGATAGCCAAGAGGCGAACCAGGGTCCCGCCGAACAAGCGGGCAGAGCACCCCGAGAAGAGGCAGAACGGCTTGGCCGACAAGGAGGACctgccagccacagcccagCTCAACGGGGAGAAGGcggcaggaggcggcggcgggcaggagggagaggtcAACGGCATAGACATGGAGGAGACCTCTTCCTCCGAGCACCAGGAGAACAACCAGTGTAAGAAGTCAGAGAGACCGTCGAGGGGAAAGACCAAGACTAAGCTGAGCCAGATTAAACCTGGGGACAGTTTGCCCAGGAAGGCGGAGGAGGAGAGGAACACCAAAGGGTCCCGGTGGAGGGGCAGGCAGAACCGGGAGAAGCGCTTCACCTTTGTGCTGGCGGTGGTCATCGGGGTCTTTGTCATCTGCTGGTTCCCCTTCTTCTTTACCTACACGCTGACGGCCGTCTGCAAGAGCTGCTCCGTGCCCGACACCCTCTTCAAGTTCTTCTTCTGGTTCGGTTACTGCAATAGCTCCTTGAACCCTGTCATCTATACCATTTTCAACCACGACTTCAGACGGGCCTTCAAAAGGATCCTCTGCAGGATAGAGAGGAAAAGGATTGTTTGA